Within the Synergistota bacterium genome, the region AACTGCTTAGAGCTTTTAAGTCTCTTGAAGGTATAAGGAGAGCATCCCTTCTTGAGATAGCTAAAATTGATGGTATAGGTGAAAAGTTAGCCTTTACCATAAAGACCTTTCTTGGTCGATATTTCGAGATAAATAGCAATCCCGATGAAGATAATACTAACGATTTGAGCGACTCTAACCCCTCCTAAGTATAAGCTATCTGTTCTTAGATTTTCTATGAGCAACCTTCCTATGGAATAAAGAAGGATGTATCTGGAAAATAAAGTCCCTGGAGGAGGATTTTTTTTCTCTAGTTGAAGAAGATAGATGAATATGAAAAGATTCCACATGGACTCATATAGAAACGTTGGGTGGAAGTAAGAAAAGCTTTTGTAAGCAGCAGGGCGTGCAGCCCGCGGTATAAAGAGTTTCCAGGGAAGATCTGTTGGGGTTCCAAAAGCTTCGTAATTAAAAAAGTTTCCCCATCTTCCTATGCTTTGGGCTAAAGGAAAAGCTATAGCGCCTAGGTCAGCGAGTTTAAGAAAGGGGATCTTCTTAATTCCTGAAAATACTATAGCTGTTAAAAGTGCCCCTATCCATACCCCATGTATAGCTAGTCCTCCGTGCCAAAAGGCAATTATTTCAAAAGGATTTTTAGAGTAGTATTCCCAATTAAAGATAACATAATACAATCTTGCTCCTACTAGACCAGCTATGTAACCCGCAATTAGAAGATGATCTAGATCTCTTGCTTTTATTCCATACTTAGGAGCTCGGTTGTAAACTATCCGAGCTCCTAAGATGAACCCTGTTACTATGAGGATGGCATACCATCTCAGGTCAAAATTTCCTATTTTAAAGATATAAGGCTTTACTATTACTTCTCCGCTGAAGACTTTATGGAGTGCTATAGGTGTGACTAAAAATAATATAATTGGAATTAGATAGAAGCTAAGTTTTCTAACGGTAGGTCGCCCTCCATCTGTGGGTATTTCGATCGTAGAAGAAAATTTTGTCAACAGTATATACCACTACTTGTTGGGGTTCAACCATACCGCTTTGAGGTTTTATCCCTTCAGCTACAGCCCATTGGTGAAGGGAGAGATCATAAACATAAGCATTTTCAGGATTCCAGACTAAAAGGAAATTCTCGTTCATAGCCCAACCTATCGGATCTATGTCGTCGAGACCAACCCATTGTCTTAAGAAGGCGTCATAGAGATAGACAGAGGCAACCGTCATTATTACAGCAAAAGCGTCTGTAGCATTTGCCGCTGATATAGGATCAATGGTATCCTTTGCTATCCATTGTCTTAAGCTGACATCGTATGCATAAGCTCTGTTTGAGCTCCATACTAGAGCGAGGTTATTTCTGACTACTCCATTTACTGGATTACAATCAAGGAGTGGATGCCACTGGTGAATTCTTATATCATATATATAAGCATGGTTTTGATTCCATACAAGAGCAAGGTAATTTCCGCTTCTCCACCCTGTTGGTCTGAAATCATTAAGAATAGACCAATTTTTGAGTTCTGGATCGTAAACTCTTACTGTGTTTTTATCTACAAAGAGTTTGACTTCTGCATAAGACAGAGGAGATAATAGAACTAAGAGGAGAAAAACCACTAAACTCAAGGTTGCTTTTTTCAAATACCCCTTCATTTCTGTCACCTCCCGAATTTGCTCTAGGGGATAAGATAATGATACCATATATTTTGAGAAAATCCAATTACAGTGTAGTATAATGGTTAGGGAGGGAAAAGGATATGGCTTATCTTGCACTTTATAGGAAGTGGAGACCTCAAAAGTTTTCAGAAGTAGTAGGGCAAGAGGTGGTTGTGAAGATTTTACAAAATGCCATAAAGACAAATCGTATAGCTCATGCTTATCTTTTTGCCGGACCACGTGGTGTTGGCAAAACCTCAGTTGCAAGGATTTTTGCTAAGGCCTTAAATTGTGAAAATGGTCCTGGAATAGAACCTTGTAATTTATGTTTCTCTTGTAAGAAGATAACAGAAGGAAGTTCTTTCGATGTTCTTGAGATCGATGGGGCTTCCAATAGAGGCGTGGAGGAAGTCAGAGCTTTAAAAGAAAGGATAAGTTTAGCGCCCATAGAAGGAAGATATAAAGTATATATAATAGATGAGGTTCATATGCTTACAGTAGAGGCTTTTAATGCTCTTCTTAAGACTCTTGAAGAACCTCCTTCTCGTGTGATTTTTATTCTTGCTACTACAGAACCTCATAAGCTTCCGCTTACTATTAGGTCACGTTGTATCTTTTTAGCTTTTAAGTCTCTTGATCCTAAGTGTATGGTTGGACGACTTAAAGAGATATTAGATAGCGAGGGGATAAAAGTTCCTTTTGAAGTGTTACTTGAAATATCTAGACGAGCAGATGGTTCTATGAGAGATTCTATATCGTTTCTAGAGCAGCTTTTAACACTTGGGGAGGAGATAACCTTTAATTCTCTAGAAAAAAACTTCGGAATTCTCTCAAGATCTGAGGTCAGGGAAAAGATCCCCTTATTTAGGGAAGGCAGATGGATGGAAATCTTTGAATGGGTTCGTTCTCTAAAGGATAGAGGAGTTATGATCCCCTATTTATTTGAGGATTTTAGTGAGATTTTTAGAAAAGTATGGTTATTTAAAATATTTCCGCAAGCAGATGTAGTATTTGATATTTCTTCAGATGAGAGGGAGTTTTATTTTTTAGAAAGTAGATATTGGGATGAGGAAGTTTTATGGAGTATTTTAAATGTAATAGAGAAAAGGGGAGATAGGATTCGTATGGGTAGTTCTCCATTTAGGGAGTTCGAGATGTTTCTTTGGGATTTGAGAAGGAAAATTGCTTCTGGGTCAAAAGTAGTTATGGAAAGCTCTTCTTTTAAGGATGAGGTTAAAAAAGAAGAGCTTAAGAGACCTGTTGAAGCGGAAGTTAAGAGTCAGGCGATAGGTGAAGATAATAAAAAGTGGGAAGAGTTTTTAAAGAAACTTAAGGAGAAGAAGATTTCTCTTTACGCATTTTTAATGGATGCTAATAATTCTCTTAGTAATGGAAAGCTTAGAGTGGAATATCCTGCTGATCTTAGGTTTCACTATGAACAGCTTAAAAGGGCAGAAAATATCGTTTTTCTTAAGGAAGCTCTTAA harbors:
- the lgt gene encoding prolipoprotein diacylglyceryl transferase, coding for MTKFSSTIEIPTDGGRPTVRKLSFYLIPIILFLVTPIALHKVFSGEVIVKPYIFKIGNFDLRWYAILIVTGFILGARIVYNRAPKYGIKARDLDHLLIAGYIAGLVGARLYYVIFNWEYYSKNPFEIIAFWHGGLAIHGVWIGALLTAIVFSGIKKIPFLKLADLGAIAFPLAQSIGRWGNFFNYEAFGTPTDLPWKLFIPRAARPAAYKSFSYFHPTFLYESMWNLFIFIYLLQLEKKNPPPGTLFSRYILLYSIGRLLIENLRTDSLYLGGVRVAQIVSIIFIGIAIYLEISTKKGLYGKG
- the dnaX gene encoding DNA polymerase III subunit gamma/tau; translated protein: MAYLALYRKWRPQKFSEVVGQEVVVKILQNAIKTNRIAHAYLFAGPRGVGKTSVARIFAKALNCENGPGIEPCNLCFSCKKITEGSSFDVLEIDGASNRGVEEVRALKERISLAPIEGRYKVYIIDEVHMLTVEAFNALLKTLEEPPSRVIFILATTEPHKLPLTIRSRCIFLAFKSLDPKCMVGRLKEILDSEGIKVPFEVLLEISRRADGSMRDSISFLEQLLTLGEEITFNSLEKNFGILSRSEVREKIPLFREGRWMEIFEWVRSLKDRGVMIPYLFEDFSEIFRKVWLFKIFPQADVVFDISSDEREFYFLESRYWDEEVLWSILNVIEKRGDRIRMGSSPFREFEMFLWDLRRKIASGSKVVMESSSFKDEVKKEELKRPVEAEVKSQAIGEDNKKWEEFLKKLKEKKISLYAFLMDANNSLSNGKLRVEYPADLRFHYEQLKRAENIVFLKEALKEVFGEEIELEIVISNAEGEVQEKVLESIREEKPRSVLEHPTFQTILKLFGGDVVEVERESGEEDERS